From the Salinimicrobium tongyeongense genome, one window contains:
- a CDS encoding TetR/AcrR family transcriptional regulator: MKHLLSQIKIEVNDKLYLKDPESTDLGRRIIQQSILLIDRMGFEQFTFKKLGKEINSNESSVYRYFENKHKLLLYLTSWYWAWKEYQLVFSTANIADASAKLQKAVQVLTRQVEKDAVISHIDEVVLSRVVVNEFSKSYLTKEVDRENKEGFFAVHHRLVLRLREMILEVRSDYPYPSSLASTILEGSLHQFFLKEHFPSLTECSETILPSDYFTHMVLNVLNLKNNG; encoded by the coding sequence ATGAAGCACTTACTTTCTCAAATAAAAATTGAGGTCAATGATAAGCTTTATCTTAAAGACCCCGAATCTACAGACCTGGGCAGGAGAATTATTCAACAGAGTATCCTGCTTATTGATCGCATGGGCTTTGAACAATTCACTTTTAAAAAGTTAGGAAAAGAAATAAATTCTAACGAAAGTTCTGTTTACAGGTACTTTGAGAATAAACATAAACTTCTCTTGTACCTTACTTCCTGGTATTGGGCATGGAAAGAATATCAACTGGTTTTTTCTACCGCCAATATTGCCGATGCCTCTGCAAAGCTTCAAAAGGCCGTGCAGGTGCTCACCCGGCAGGTAGAAAAAGATGCTGTGATCTCTCATATAGATGAGGTTGTGCTTAGCAGGGTAGTGGTGAACGAATTTTCAAAATCCTATCTTACCAAGGAGGTAGACAGGGAGAATAAAGAAGGCTTTTTTGCAGTTCACCATCGGCTTGTGTTAAGGCTTAGGGAGATGATCCTGGAGGTGAGAAGCGATTATCCTTATCCTTCATCTCTTGCAAGTACAATTCTCGAGGGTTCTCTTCACCAGTTTTTTCTGAAAGAACACTTTCCTTCATTGACAGAGTGTAGTGAAACTATTCTGCCTTCAGACTATTTTACTCACATGGTTCTAAATGTTTTAAACCTGAAAAATAATGGCTAA
- a CDS encoding HlyD family secretion protein has product MLNISKYPVGNEVDLEKFEAGKRALHKRHYKYFNRFLLAAFIALLIILFLPWTQNVSGKGYVTTLMPEHRPQTIQSPIPGKIEKWYVQEGEFVQKGDTILHISEVKGEYFDPLLVERTAEQLSAKSGSVESYAEKIKALSSQINALGNERELKRQQALNKLRQARLKLESDSIDLEAVKANLDIAQAQFERTQQLQQEGLKALPDVEEKRQKLQDSRAKLISQENKLLASRNEVINAQLEINRIAAEYSDKVSKAQSDLHTARSSQYDAAAQVSKLQNDYSNYAIRNQMYYVLAPQKGYINKVLKAGLGETFKEGERLVEIMPADFDLAVETYVRPLDVPLMHEGEKVRVQFEGWPSIVFSGWENLSYGTYGAKIVAVDNFISQNGKYRVLLAPDPEDEPWPRGLRIGSGATTLALLDEVPIWYEIWRNLNGFPPDYYQPEVVVENQKKQK; this is encoded by the coding sequence ATGCTTAATATATCAAAATATCCTGTAGGCAATGAGGTAGACCTTGAGAAGTTTGAAGCAGGAAAAAGGGCGCTTCACAAAAGGCACTATAAATACTTCAATAGGTTTTTGTTAGCCGCTTTTATAGCCTTGTTGATCATCCTCTTTCTGCCCTGGACGCAAAATGTAAGTGGCAAAGGCTATGTCACCACTCTTATGCCCGAACATCGGCCCCAAACCATTCAATCCCCAATTCCGGGGAAGATTGAAAAATGGTATGTGCAGGAGGGGGAGTTCGTGCAAAAAGGAGATACAATTCTTCATATTTCCGAAGTAAAAGGGGAATATTTTGACCCTTTACTGGTAGAAAGAACCGCCGAGCAGTTATCTGCAAAATCGGGTTCCGTGGAGTCCTATGCCGAAAAAATTAAGGCACTTTCCTCTCAAATTAATGCACTGGGAAATGAAAGGGAGTTAAAAAGGCAGCAGGCTTTGAACAAACTGCGGCAGGCCCGGCTAAAGCTGGAAAGTGACAGCATAGATCTTGAAGCTGTAAAGGCTAACCTGGATATTGCACAGGCTCAGTTTGAGCGAACACAACAGCTGCAGCAGGAAGGGCTAAAAGCACTGCCCGATGTTGAGGAAAAAAGGCAAAAGCTGCAGGATTCCAGGGCCAAACTAATTTCTCAGGAAAATAAATTGCTGGCGAGCCGGAATGAGGTTATCAATGCCCAGCTTGAAATTAACAGGATAGCCGCCGAATACAGCGATAAGGTTTCCAAGGCGCAAAGCGATTTGCATACGGCGCGTTCCAGCCAGTATGATGCTGCGGCCCAGGTGAGCAAGTTGCAAAACGACTATAGCAATTACGCTATTCGCAACCAGATGTACTATGTACTGGCCCCTCAAAAAGGCTATATTAATAAGGTATTAAAAGCAGGTTTGGGTGAAACTTTCAAGGAAGGGGAGAGGCTGGTGGAGATTATGCCGGCCGATTTTGATTTGGCGGTAGAGACTTACGTGAGACCGCTTGATGTGCCTCTAATGCACGAGGGCGAGAAGGTTAGGGTGCAATTTGAAGGCTGGCCTTCCATAGTGTTTAGCGGTTGGGAAAACCTTTCCTACGGAACTTATGGTGCAAAGATTGTTGCCGTAGATAATTTTATAAGTCAGAATGGAAAATACCGTGTTCTGTTGGCACCAGATCCCGAAGATGAGCCCTGGCCCCGAGGGCTGAGAATTGGTTCGGGGGCTACAACCCTGGCCCTGCTCGATGAGGTGCCTATCTGGTATGAAATATGGAGAAACCTTAACGGCTTTCCACCAGATTATTACCAGCCTGAAGTAGTTGTTGAAAACCAGAAAAAGCAGAAGTGA
- a CDS encoding TolC family protein — protein MRLILAGVLFLQVLILNAQETPTQVLSYPEFLAYVKQYHPMVRQVNLQLEMGEAELLKARGAFDPKLEVDYSRKEFKGTEYYDVLNSTFKIPTWYGVELKAGFEQNKGAYLNPQRKVPPEGLFAAGVSLSIAQGLIMDKRRAALRSARALKEQTEAEKNLMIAEVLFEASLAYLNWARLQKELEVYQEFVANPRQRSDGIGRSADFGEIAAIDTVEAGIALQERLLQLEQTKVKLLKQKLEVSTFLWLDNNVPVELQPGTVPEVDFLQDEVLEVQTEKGVKNAIFEGHPKLRALEAKLKALRVERRLKVNKLLPKIDLEYNFITPEPELIDHIDTSNYKAGLNVSFPLFLRKERGELKLAEYKIEDASLELELNRRQIENKVDGLMQELDSYVEQIRLTSEMVENYERLLNAEERKFSFGESSLFLINSRETKLIQARLKQTELFTKFLTTRAQLYRSLGVIPDVEAEIQQ, from the coding sequence ATGAGACTTATTTTGGCCGGTGTATTATTCCTGCAGGTTTTGATTTTAAACGCACAGGAAACCCCAACCCAGGTTTTGAGCTATCCGGAATTTTTAGCCTACGTGAAGCAGTATCATCCTATGGTGAGACAGGTAAACCTTCAGCTTGAAATGGGCGAAGCCGAACTTTTAAAAGCAAGAGGGGCTTTTGATCCCAAGCTGGAAGTAGACTACAGTCGTAAGGAGTTTAAAGGCACCGAATATTATGATGTCTTAAATTCCACTTTTAAAATTCCCACCTGGTATGGTGTGGAATTAAAGGCCGGCTTTGAGCAGAATAAAGGTGCATACCTGAATCCTCAACGCAAAGTTCCTCCCGAAGGCCTGTTTGCTGCCGGAGTATCATTATCTATCGCCCAGGGCTTGATTATGGACAAAAGACGGGCGGCACTTCGTTCAGCCAGGGCCTTAAAGGAGCAAACTGAAGCAGAAAAAAACCTTATGATAGCCGAAGTGCTCTTTGAAGCTTCCCTGGCATATCTCAACTGGGCAAGGCTTCAAAAAGAACTTGAAGTGTACCAGGAATTTGTGGCCAACCCCCGGCAAAGATCAGATGGGATTGGGAGGAGTGCTGACTTTGGGGAGATCGCAGCTATAGATACTGTTGAAGCAGGTATTGCGCTTCAGGAACGCCTGCTTCAGTTAGAGCAGACAAAGGTTAAACTGCTAAAACAAAAGCTTGAAGTTTCCACCTTTCTTTGGCTGGACAATAATGTGCCGGTAGAATTACAGCCTGGAACTGTGCCTGAAGTTGATTTCTTGCAGGATGAAGTTCTTGAGGTGCAAACAGAAAAGGGTGTGAAAAATGCCATTTTTGAAGGGCATCCTAAATTAAGGGCCCTGGAGGCAAAACTGAAAGCACTAAGAGTGGAGCGGCGTTTGAAGGTTAATAAGCTTTTGCCAAAAATAGATTTGGAATATAACTTCATTACTCCGGAACCTGAACTCATTGATCATATTGATACTTCAAACTATAAAGCCGGTCTAAATGTAAGTTTTCCACTTTTTCTTCGGAAGGAGCGCGGTGAGCTGAAGTTGGCCGAATACAAAATTGAAGATGCTTCCCTTGAACTGGAATTGAACCGCCGGCAAATAGAAAATAAAGTCGACGGATTAATGCAGGAACTGGATTCTTATGTAGAGCAAATAAGGTTAACTTCAGAAATGGTAGAAAACTACGAGCGACTGTTAAATGCCGAAGAGCGAAAATTCAGTTTTGGAGAAAGTTCCCTTTTTCTGATCAATTCAAGGGAGACAAAGCTAATACAAGCCCGGTTAAAACAAACCGAGCTTTTTACAAAATTTCTAACCACCAGGGCTCAACTATATCGCAGCCTAGGGGTAATACCGGATGTCGAAGCAGAAATTCAGCAATAA
- a CDS encoding peptidase domain-containing ABC transporter: MAKESASPLKRLQGLLKLDRRDILQTFYYAIFAGLLNLSVPLGIQAIVNFIQGGRISTSWIILVVLVTVAVGFVGVLELMQLRIVENIQQKIFTRGSFEFAYRFPKIKMNEFKNSYPPEQANRFFDILSVQKGISKLLLDFPAALVQIIFGLILLSLYHPLFIIFGLLLVSLIYLVFRFTARRGMETSLEESKSKYKVAHWLQEIARSLLSFKLSGNTSLSLVKNDKYTMKYLAAREGHFGVLRIQYIKMIVFKVLVTGGLLAVGGLLVLNQEMNIGQFVAAEIIILLIMSSVEKLTRGLESIYDVLTSLEKLGGVLDMKIEKQTAENKLSLDEPLCIELSNVDYRAEDSDLVILKDINLKILPGEKLIVSGSNGSGKTSLLKLVSGVTEASSGHVYVNDLSIKSLQINGFRSRVGVYFPEEVPFEGSLLENLSFGNPGVSEKEVMEVIKVVGLSQFLKLQSNGLNSVIYPEGKFMSNLERKKIILARAILKKPELLILKEPLELFNREEAVRLIGFLADKKHSWSIVVASRNELWENVCSRKIILENGRIKETIELEHA, translated from the coding sequence ATGGCTAAAGAATCAGCCTCCCCTTTAAAGCGCCTGCAGGGATTACTCAAACTTGACAGAAGGGATATTTTACAAACCTTCTATTATGCCATTTTTGCCGGACTTCTCAACCTCTCGGTTCCCCTGGGAATCCAGGCTATAGTTAATTTTATTCAGGGCGGAAGAATTAGTACTTCCTGGATAATTCTCGTGGTGCTCGTAACTGTCGCAGTGGGTTTTGTAGGGGTTCTTGAACTCATGCAGCTCCGGATTGTGGAGAACATTCAGCAAAAGATATTTACCCGTGGCTCTTTTGAATTTGCCTACAGGTTTCCGAAGATAAAAATGAACGAGTTTAAGAATTCTTATCCCCCAGAGCAGGCCAATCGTTTTTTTGATATTCTTTCAGTTCAAAAGGGAATTTCGAAGTTGTTACTCGATTTTCCTGCGGCCCTGGTTCAAATTATTTTCGGGCTTATTCTGCTGTCGCTGTACCATCCTCTTTTTATCATTTTTGGACTTCTGCTGGTAAGTCTTATTTACCTTGTGTTTAGGTTTACGGCTCGCCGCGGCATGGAGACCAGTCTTGAGGAATCAAAGAGCAAGTATAAGGTGGCGCACTGGCTTCAGGAAATCGCGCGTTCTCTGCTCAGCTTCAAACTTTCGGGGAATACCAGTCTTTCACTCGTCAAAAATGACAAATATACCATGAAATATTTGGCGGCCCGCGAAGGTCATTTTGGGGTGCTGCGCATTCAGTATATTAAAATGATCGTATTCAAAGTGCTGGTAACCGGTGGCCTTCTTGCAGTGGGAGGGCTCCTGGTACTTAATCAGGAAATGAATATCGGGCAGTTTGTGGCAGCCGAGATCATCATTCTTTTGATAATGAGCTCTGTTGAAAAACTTACCCGCGGACTCGAATCTATTTACGACGTGCTCACTTCCCTGGAAAAACTTGGAGGGGTGCTGGATATGAAAATTGAGAAACAAACGGCAGAGAATAAGCTTTCTCTGGATGAACCGCTTTGCATTGAACTTTCTAATGTTGATTATCGAGCTGAAGATTCAGACCTGGTGATTCTGAAGGATATCAACCTGAAGATACTTCCGGGGGAAAAACTTATTGTATCTGGTAGTAACGGAAGCGGAAAAACCAGTCTTTTAAAGCTGGTTTCGGGTGTTACCGAAGCCTCTTCAGGCCATGTGTATGTTAATGACCTTTCAATTAAAAGCCTTCAGATCAATGGCTTTAGGAGCAGGGTGGGGGTCTACTTTCCCGAAGAAGTACCCTTTGAGGGAAGCCTGCTTGAAAACCTCAGTTTTGGCAATCCCGGTGTAAGTGAAAAGGAAGTGATGGAGGTGATAAAGGTGGTGGGGCTTTCTCAATTTTTAAAGCTGCAGTCAAACGGCCTCAACAGCGTGATCTATCCTGAAGGAAAATTTATGTCAAACCTGGAGCGAAAAAAGATCATCCTGGCGCGGGCTATTCTTAAAAAACCTGAACTCCTTATTCTCAAAGAACCTCTTGAGCTTTTCAATAGAGAAGAGGCTGTAAGGCTTATTGGGTTTTTAGCCGATAAAAAACACAGCTGGTCTATAGTAGTGGCCAGCAGAAATGAACTTTGGGAAAATGTATGTAGTAGAAAGATCATTCTGGAAAACGGAAGGATCAAAGAAACAATAGAGTTAGAACATGCTTAA